From the genome of Candidatus Thorarchaeota archaeon:
TCACAGCTCGTGCGGTGTCACGCATCTGCCGCAGAGACCGACCAGTCTGGCGCAGATGCAGTCCCATTCCAGACATGTAATCAGTAGCAGCATGGCCGCATCGTTCACTCCATCCGTGAGCCAGTTCATTCTCTGTGCGTGAGCTGACCTGATGAAAGAGTTATTACGGATTCAGCAGGTGGTTCAGAAGAGGCATAGAAGTGACCATCCGGGACATCGTCTTCAATCCAAACGTCCGTTTCATCCTAAGTGGAGGAAAGGGGGGTGTCGGCAAGACGTCTTGTGCAGGCGCGATTGCAGTCCTGTCAGCCAGACACGGTCTCAGAACACTTGTGATATCTACCGACCCTGCCCACAGCCTGAGCGACAGCTTTGACCAGAACCTGTCGGGCGGAGAGATAATACCTATCGAGGGGTTCAACAACCTGTGGGGTATGGAGATCAATACTGAGAAGGGAATGAAGGAGTTCCAAGACAGTCTGAGTGGAGCTTCACCGGGACCTGAGATGGAGATGGCCACCCAGTTTCTGGGCGGGATGGAGGGGATGACACCACCCGGTTCAGACGAAGCAATGGCCTTTGGCAAGATGCTCGAGTTCATCGGCGATAACAGCTATGACAGAGTCGTGTTCGACACGGCACCCACTGGTCACACACTCAAGCTACTGGAGCTGCCAGACCTCTTGGACACATGGCTTGGCAAGATACTGACCCTCAGACAGAGGCTAAGCGGCATGTTCTCGGGACTCCGCGCAATGATGGGCGGCGAACCTCAGGAGGACAACTCATGGGAGATGCTTCAGCAGACCAAGGAGAAGATACGTGCTGCGAGGGTTGAGCTCTCAGACCCAGAGGTGACGCAGTTCGTAGTAGTGATGATTCCGGAAGCAATGGCACTGTTTGAGACCCAGAGGCTGATTGCAAGCCTGAACACATGGCACATCCCAGTGAGCAACCTGATTGTCAACCAGCTTGTGCCACCCAATCCGACCTGTGCGTTCTGTAGCAGAAGGCATGAGATGCAGAAGACGAACATGGCCGACATAAGGGAGATATATCATGACCTGGACATCGTCGAAGTGCCACTATTTGACAGGGAGATACGAGGCACGGATGGTCTCATGGAATTGGGAAGGATACTAGTGGGAGAGGAGGACATCTAGATGCGACATGCAACAAGGAAGAAGGTCCTGTCACTCCTGCTGTTGACCCTGTTCTTGCTCTCCGCAGTGGCCGCAGTGTATCTGCTCTACAGACCTTGATAGACAGTCGGACCGTGACGAGAACACTGACGACTAGATGCCAGTCACACGCTTGACAACTGGCGGTCGGATCTTGTAGAGAATCCTGCCTCCACAGTAGGGACACTTCACACCAGGTAGTGTCTGAAGCCCTTCCCTGGTCACTTCCTTGTGGCAACTATGACAGACATAGACCATGCGTGATTCCCAAGACCGCACAACTGGTTGACAATATGAAGGTTTGCTTCAGTGCCTGCCAGCAGTGTCAGCTTCTGGTATGACCTCACCGGCTAGAAGACTTGGGCTGACTACAGAGGTCACTCTCACGGTGACGACAGTGCCGGGCGAGAAGCCTCCGGTCACCGTCATCATTGGACCGTTTTCAAGACCGTACACGATTGTCTGGCCGAAATGTTCCCAGGAGGGCTCGGCCGCAATCCCTCGAACAAGCCGCCCCACGTAGTCCTCCTTCTTGGACAGGTTGATGCGGTTTGCCTCCTTCCGCAGGGCACTGGCGACTGGGTCGTTCCTGTTCGAGTCTGGGAAGCCATCAAAGGCGGTACATGGAAGAGACTGAAAGCCGTAGAGGATTATCCTTCCGGCCCCTGCCTCACTGAGCTGTCTCATGAGAGCGACAGACTCTGCTACCGACTCGGGGGATTCCTCCGGCAGTCCGTAGATGAAGTAGACGAAGGGGCTCATCCCGTGTGCGTGGGCGGTCCTGACGGCCCGTATGACGTCATCTGGCGAGCCGCACTTTCCTATGCGCTTCATGTGACTGGCAGAACCGGTCTCCACACCAATGTTTGGACGACTACCGGGGAGCAGCTCGGAGAGAAGTTCGGCTACTCGGTCATCAAGAAGACAGGCCTTAATGTTCTCGATTGAGAGGTGGCAGCTGCCATTCCGGAACTCCTCAATGTGCGTCACAGTGGACAGAAGACTGCGAATAGCATCAAGGTTTGCTCGTGGGTGGCATGGGTCAGTCAACGGATAGGGAGCCCTGAAGTAGTCCAAGAAGTCCGGCGCCTCGAGGACGACACGATGAACACCAAGCTGAACCAGCTCACGAATCTCGCGGGCAATCGACTCTACGCTTCGAGACCTGGGTGGCCCCCAGGTGCCAGGCACACTGCAGAAACCACAGCCGGGTGGAATGCCCTGTGGACAGTCGAGACGAGTCATCGGATCCTCCGACTCGCAGTTGCCACACTCATTGCACAGACGGCCGTTTGGCAGTCTCATCGACGGTCTGCGATAGTTGGAACACCCTCTCAAGACCTCCACATACACCTTGCTTGCCTGATAGGTCGCGTAGTCAACGATTCTCGTCGTGGAGGGCGTGACAGTGTCAGACAGCCGGTCAGGGGGAACCAGAGGTCTTGGGGCCGTGATCTTAGGCCCATGCGGACTCAGATACGCAATCCCTCTCACGTCCTCAAGATTGCATTGTGATGCCAGCGCATCTGCATCAAGTAGTTCCCTCAGTGTCAGCTCTGCCTCCCCAATCACTACCAGGTCAGGACGAACCTCCCTGAGCAGGGTGAGTGGGTCTGACGCGATGGGACCCCCCACCAGTACCGGGCCATGTCTGGACTGCCTCCGCCACGTCCGGACCAGCTGCTCAACAGCAGCCAGGTCCATGGTCATTGCACTGACTGCAAGTACATCGTACCCAGTCATCTTTCGATTGTTGGAGAGCAGGTCCTCTACTCGATGTATCCTGCAGCTGACCCCTCGCTTTTCTAGGACTCCGGCCACAGTCCTAGGCCCACTGCCAATCGAGTCACGAGATGTGGCACGCTGCCCTCGTCCAGCGCTCAGAGCGTCAACCACCAAGACTCTGTCATTCAATGGAACAACTCAGCTCACTTACGGGCGGGTCGAACTCATCGCGTGGTCAAGCTCAGTTGAACTTATATGTACGACTGACGACAAAGAGGCACGCCAAAATCCAAGTCAACAAAACTCAGGAGAAAATGAACTCTGTCAGAACGACGCGGCATATGTCCGAACTGTGGTCTCCCGGTGGATCTATGCGTCTGTGAGACGATAGCCCAAGAGGAGGCAAGAATCACGGTGACTGTGGAACGCAGGAAGTGGGGGCGCCTCACTACCATTGTCACAGGCTTCGACAAGAGCATCGACCTAGGTGAGATGGCGGGCAAACTCAAGAGCAAACTTGCATGCGGTGGAGCAGCGAAACACGGTCATGTAGAGCTTCAGGGCGACCACAGAGGTGTGATCCAAGACATTCTTGTCAACCTAGGATTCCCCCAAGATATAATCCACATTGACTGGTCATTTACGGAAGATGGCAGACGATAATCATGCTTCGTGTGCTTTTCCTTGAGAGAGCCGGACGCGGTTCTATTTGTCAACAGACTCATCCATAGAGATGTCCAACACACGGACGATCTCCTTGTAACGATTGCGTACCGTCACTTCCGTGACACGTGCCACCTCAGCAATCTCCCGCTGGGTACGCCGCTCGTCAAGCATGATTGACGCCACATAGATAGCAGCTGCTGCTAGCCCCAGAGGGTCTCGACCAATCGTCAGTCCCTTGTCTCTGCTCTGGTGCAGTATCTCCACAGTCCTCAGCTGCACTGGGCTTGAGAGTGAGAGTTCTGTGGCGAAACGCGAGATGTAGTCGATGGGATTGGAGAGCGGAATCTTGATGCTCAGACTGCGAAGGAGAAGCCGGTAACACTGTCCTAGCTTCTTTCGGTCCACTCGCGACACATCCGCAATCTCATCGATAGGGCGCGGCTTGAGCCGTATCCGACACGCTGCATAGAGAGTAGCAGCCACCATGGCCTCAATTGAGCGACCGCGGACCAACTTTTGGACTATTGACTTCCGATAGAGCAGGGCGGAGAGCTCCTGTATGGGTTTGGGAATCCCCAGCTGAGAAGCGAGTCGTTCCAGCTCGGACATCGCCTGAGCAAGGTTTCGGTCTATGGATGAGTGGACCCTGCTGCGTATCTGCCACTTGCGTAGACGGTAGATCTCAGACCTGCGTGTGGGAGACAGTTTTCTCCCAGCAGTGTCACGGTCGCGCCAGTCTATGACAGTAGACAGACCCTTGTCATGCACGGTGTAACGCATGGGTGCTCCAACACGACTTCGTACATCCGACTCTTCAGAACTGAAAGCCCTCCACTCGGCGCCCGTGTCGATTCGGTGGTCAGAGAGGACCAGTCCGCATCCTGAGCATACGCGCTCTCCACGTGTGGTGTCCTCAACCACATTTGAAGACCCGCACTCTGGACAGGTGACCTTCATGGAACTGTAGCCACCTAGTTCTTTGCCGTTGCCGGCCTGTGCTCGTGAGTTGTTCAAATGCAGTTTCCCCTAGAGAACTGTGTTCAGTCGGAACTCTACGTCCTTGCAGCCAACCAAAGGGGTCAATGACCTAGCATGAAGAATTGTAAAACTGCGCTTTTAATGATTGTGGGACTTGACCCGGTGTTATGCTTGTGAGGTCAGGAGACCAGACAACGGCCATGTGCAGACCAATACGATGTGCTCTAGGTGGTTATCTCGTGACCATCCTCAGTTATTATCACCGTGTGCTCGTTCTGCGATACGAACGTACCTTTCTCCTCAGCAAGCACATGATGTGCATACAAGGCGCCATTTGAGCGGAGTTCTCTGATTGCCATCTTGAGCGCGGTATGGTTCATCCTTTCGGCAAGCCAGCGCTCTGCAAAGGGGAACTCACGGTATTCCTTTCGGACAATCCCCAAGAACTGCTTCGTGCCCTTGAAGCGCACGGGCACACGAATGGGCAACAACTGGTAGATCAGAGGATTTGGCAGGTCGGTCACATTTCCCGACCCGGTGCTTGCAAAGGTCTCCACTGCATAGACCTCTCCAACCTCGACAGTGACCTCCGACTTTCCGGACACGCAGGGAATCTGCTTGTCAGAGTGCAACTCGTACGCCTTGAGCTGATGCCCGGACAACTGACGTATGGGTTGGAAGCCAGCGCTCTTTATCGTGTCTTCTATGAGTGCGCCAATGGTGTTCAGCTTGGCTCCCGGGCGAAGAAGCTCGATTGCGACTCTCGTAGCATCTTCAGAGGCCTTCACAAGCGACTGATGCTCAGGGTTGAGCGCCACCGTGAACGCACTGTCAGAGATACACCCATCAACGTGTGCACCCACATCAATAGTCACGAGGTCACCCTCCTCGATTACGGATGCGTCATTCACGGGACATGTGTAGTGGGCAGCAACGTTGTTGAGTGAGATGTTACACGGGAAGGCAGTACCAGTCGCATGCTGTCTGATGTAGCCCTCGACCGCTTCGACTATGTCGATGAGCTTGGTGCCGGGCTTTACCATTGGCCGGGCGAGGTCTAGAGCTTCTCGGGCCACTTTGCCAGCTTCTCGCCACTTGGTCCAAGGGTCTTCTGTCGCAGTGCCTTGAGCCTTGACTGCCTTTTCCTCTGACATTGAGAATACCTCAACAATTCGAAACGAACAGAAGAGGAAGGACAGATAAGAGTGACGGACGGTACTCCGTTAGAGTATCTTCTCTATCCGACTTGCAATCCTGGACATCATGAAGAAGATGAAGCCTAGATTGACCTTCTTGTTTGTGAGGACTGCAAGCAGGGCGTCATCTCCAGCATTGGAGATTATCACGTATCCCGACTCGCCCTCCACAAGCATCCTGGTGAGTTCTCCACGCTTCAATTGCTTGAAGACCTTGCGCGTGGCCATGTCTATCTGGGTTGACCTACCCGCAATCACGTCCTCATCGGGCAGGGTGTCCTTCGGAATGTTCTCGGGAAAGTGAGAACAGATTGTCAATCCCTGTGACTTGGAGATGATGAGACTGGCTTGAACATTGCCCTGAGAGGCCTTGCTTAGGTCAACAAGCAGTTCATTGAGCATCTCGGTCTTGCTGGACACCTGGGCATAATCCTCCCTGGGGTCGTTCTAGAGTACGACCAAGCTCAGCTATTTAAACTCTCTTGGAGCCTGCCCTTTTCAGAGCCCGAACCATCTCTGAGAGTCCAGCACCCCTGTCGTGAAGTGCATGCTCCTCAATGTAAGTGCCCTGCACAACAATGGAAGCACCCGCCTCAACAGCTCCCACAACCGACTCTGCAGTATTGAAACCACCACCCGTTATTACCGGAATGTCGACGAATTGGGCAACCGTAGAGATCATCTGTGGCGGTACGCCTCCACCCTCTGCACCACTGCCAGCCTCAAGATACACAAGCTTGAACCCAAGGTACTGAGCCGCCAACGCATACATGAGGGCAAGCTTTGGCTTGTCTCTGGGAAACACCTTGGCATCACCCACCCATGCCGCGGTCTTGCCGGGATGGACGAGCAGGTATGCCATCGGAATCGTCTCAATCCCTGTGAGCTTGACCTGTGCAGCCCCAAGTGCCTGAGCACCTATGATCCAGTACGGATTGGTGGAGTTGAGAAGGCTCATGAAGAACATGGCGTCAGCATAGCGTGAGACCCCGGAGATGTTACCGGGAAAAAGAATGGAGGGTATCTCTACCGCATCGGAGATGGCCTTGACGGACTCGTCGATTATGCCGAAGGCAGTGCTGCCGCCTATCATTATCGCGTCGGTGCCTGCCTTCTCGGAGATCTGAGCCAGCTCAACCACGGTCTCGGTTGACACTTTCAACGGGTCAGGGTCAAGAAGTGAGAAGTGACATGCGCCATCCGTCTTCAGTTTCTCAGTGATATAGGTCCAGACCTTGCCGCCCATGAAATCCACTCCGCGGGTGTCCAGTCCGGGCATTCGAGGCCCTTTTTACACTTTTGGTGAGATGCCTAATGGCTCGACAACACAAGGAGGGGGCTTGTCATCAGGGCGACCGACGCAGACGGGGCAAGAACCTACCGGTCCGCAGAATGTAGGCCCTGTATTCCTCTCCAAGATGCATGACCAGATGGTCTTCCTCGGCCAGCATGACATAGTAATAGCCAGGAAGACCAGCGAATAGCACGGCTGCCACAACGGATGGCAACATCATGAAGAGAGCAACGAAGGACAGCCAGTAGGACAGGTATGACGGGTGGCGGACGCGGGAGTACGGACCGCTCTCCACAAGTACGTGACCGTTCCAGTCCGGAGCCATTCTGCGACGCGCGAAGCGTGACCAGCCATGCAGGAACACACCAGTCAACAGCAGAGATAGCCCACCAGCCCAGACGATGAATGGCGGGTCAGCAATGGGGAGGAGCAGAGAGACAAGTGCGCCGTCCGCACCGAACAGCCATGCCAGCGAGATGAAACACACCAAGCCAAAGGCCGTGAGCGTTGAAATACTGACTAGTGCAATGGCCATCGCAGACACTGGAAAGCGCGGTTCGGAGAGCAACCTCTCGGGTCGTGACCGGACCTTCTGGATGTCAAGATAGAGATGCAGCACCACATCCATGAGTGCTGCGGATGACACGAGAGGACCAGCGACGGAGAAGTCAAGCATGACTCTGAACTGAGGACTGCGGCAGATTAGACTTGCGCTGGTGAGTGATGAACTGTCTTCCGCAACCATTAACTAGCTCTGTTGACAGCCCGTCTGGTATCCAGATACTGGCTCCAGAGGACAGAACTATGCCTGAGAAGAGGATTGGCGTGTTCCTATGCCACTGTGGTAGCAACATCGCTGGCGTGGTCGACATTCCCCGCGTGATGGAAGCAATCAGAGGACTCCCGGATGTGGCCCATGTCGAAGACTACAAGTATGTGTGTTCCAGACCAGGTCAGCAGCTGATCAAGGATCGAATAAAGGAACTGAGGCTCGAACGAATAGTCATCGGCTCATGCTCGCCAAGGATGCACGAGATAACGTTCAGAGAGACCATGCGGGAGGCAGGTGTGAATCCGTTCCTTCTTGAAATAGCCAACCTCAGGGAGCACAACAGCTGGATTCACTCAGCCCAGCCTGAGGCTGCCACACAGAAGGCCATCGACTTGGTGAGGATGGCTGTTGCACGTGCAAGACTCCTAGAACCTCTCAACGAGCCGGTGGTGGATGTGAAGAAGTCCACGCTGATCATAGGCGGCGGCATCGCGGGCATCTCGGCAGCGCTTGACCTCGCCAATGCAGGGTTCCAAGTGTATCTTGTTGAGAAGCAGGCCACAATCGGCGGCAAGATGAGTCGGTACGACAAGACATTTCCAAGCTTGGACTGCGCGGCCTGCATTCTGACACCAAGGATGGCGGAGGTTGGTGCACACCCAAACATCGACCTCTTGACGATTGCCGAGGTGGAGAAGGTCGAAGGCTATGTGGGCAACTTCACTGTGACAGTGAGACAGAGGCCCCGCTTCGTGGATGTGGACAAGTGTACCTCCTGTGGGGAGTGTGCCAAGGTCTGTCCAGTGGATGTGCCGTCAGAGTTCGATGCTAACCTCAGCTACAGACGCGCAATCCACATACCGTTTGCACAGGCCGTTCCATCAGCATATGTGCTGGATATAGACACATGTCTTGGCATGGACACAGTGAGATGCGGAAAGTGTGCGACGGTGTGCGAGCCGGGGGCGATCGACTACGATGACCGTGAGAAGACAGTCGTCCTTGAGGTCGGGACCATCATAGTTGCCACTGGGTTTGACATTTTTGACGCGACCAAGAAGGATGAGTATGGCTACGGTGACTATCCGAACGTGGTCAACATACTGGAGATAGAGCGGATGATGAACGCGTCAGGTCCAACTCAGGGCCACGTCGTCAGACCTTCAGACCTAAGAGAACCAAAGCGTGTGGTGTACGTTCAGTGCGTCGGGAGTCGAGATGAGAAGACCAACAAGTACTGTTCAAGAGTCTGCTGCATGACGGCGGTCAAGCAAGCACGGATGATAAGAGACAAGCTCGGTGCAGAGGTGTTCGTCTTTTACATTGACCTGCGCACGTTCGGCAAGGGCTATGAGGAGTTCTATGAGGCGACCGCACAGGCGGGGGTGATGTTCATTCGTGGCAGGGTCGGAGAAGTCATCCAGGATGACGAGACCAAGTTGCTGACGGTCAGAGGCGAGGACACTCTTCTCGGAAAGCCAATTCAACTTGATAATGTTGACATGGTGGTCCTGGCAACAGGTGTTGTGTCCCCGGCCACAGCGGACAAAGTCGCAAAGGTCCTCAATCTCAGCAGGTCACCGGACGGCTTCCTGTTGGAAGCACACCCAAAGCTCAGACCAGTTGACTCCTTTAACGATGGGATCTTCGTCGCCGGAATGGCACAGGGTCCCAAGGACATACCCGACACAGTGGCACAGGCAAAGGCCGCAGCTGCCGGTGCGATGTCGCTGATGGGCAGAGGCAAAATCCGTGTAGAACCATACTACTCAGTGGTTGATGAGGACAAGTGCGCAGGCTGCAGAGTGTGCGTCTCCGTGTGTGCCTACAATGCGATCTCGATTAACGCAAGAGGACATGCGGAGGTCAATCCGGCCATATGCAAGGGCTGCGGCACCTGCACATCGACCTGCGCAAGTGGAGCAATCAAATCACAACACTACACAGACGGCCAGATATCTGCGATGATTGCCGAGTATCTCTCTGCACACGATTAGAGTCATGTCAGTCAAGTATATCTGTTGACAGCCGACCGTCATCGCCTGTAGATTAGAACATGACCGACGAGCTGACCGTGGCAATCCTTGCTGGTGGTGAGAGCAAGAGGTTCCGGTCAGACAAGGCTCTTGCACTGTTCCGAGGGGTCCCGCTCCTCACACACATGGTGGGCATTGCTCGAAGACTTTCCAACAGGACACTCGTGATAGTGTCCGATGATGAACAGAGAGGGAGAGTCAAGAAGGCGGCTGAGCCTGCCCGCATAGAGGTGGACCCCGATGGCGCGATGAAGTGCGCACTGACCGGTGCTGTCACAGCCTTCGAGTTGGCTGAGACCAGACACACCATGCTTCTCCCGGTCGACACTCCACTTGCCAAAGTGGAGCTGCTGAGGGTCATTGCTGACCTCGCACCGGGTCACGGTGCAGTTGTCCCGTCGTGGCCAAACGGAAACACCGAGCCGCTCCATGCGGTGTATCTCAGCGAACACGCCTATGCAAGGGGACTGAGTGCGCTGGACGAAGGAAAGAGAAGAATGCAAGACCTACTTGACTCACTAAAGAGAGTCCTCTATGTCTCTACTAATGCGCTCACCCAATTCGATTCGGAGATGGTCACCTTTGCTAACATCAACACCGAACAGGACCTGAAAAGGCTGGAAAGTACCTACACGTATGACACATGACAGTCATGCTCTGAACGCGCCTACACTGGCATCGGGTTTTCGTGTCTGATTCGGCAGGTCCCTTCGTGCCCAACCATGCACGGACCATATGGATCCTCGGGCGTACACCGCTTTCCGAACAGAGGACAGTCGGTAGGTTCGACCATACCGAGGATGACCTTGTGGCACAGGCATCCCGGCAGGATGTCAACAGACTCGGTACCCGAGAACTCGAACACCTTTCGAGCGTCATGCTCCGAGAACTCCTCTCGCAAGTAGTACCCGGACTGGTCTATCGCTCCCAGTCCGCGCCATGGTGCGCTGTCTATGTAGAACGCCTCTCGCAGCGCACTCTGTGCTGCCTTGTTCCCCTCGGGGCGGGCTACTCGAGAGTACTCGTTCTCCGACTCGGCCCGGCCCTCGCGCAGCTGCAGGAGGATCATTCTCACTGCCTCGAGAACGTCAAGTGGCTCGAATCCCGCCACCACGCAAGGTGTGGAGTACTTCTTCGCGAAGGATGCAAAGGCATTGGAGCCGATTATTGCACTGACATGACCGGGTGTCAGAAACGCGTCCACGCGTGGTCCGTCCACAGTCATCAGTAGTTCCATTGCAGGCGGTATGACTTTGAGTGACGTGAGTATGGAGAAGTTCTCGGGGGGTTCCCGTAAGACTTCGATGGCGATGGTTGGCGCGGTTGTTTCAAAGCCAGCTGCAACGAAGACTACTCTAAGGTCAGGGTGCTTCTTAGCGAGTTCCACCGCATCTCTCACACCATAGACTATACGGACATCAGCCCCAGAGAGCCGTTCCTTGGCGAGGGAGGAGTTGGTCGAGGGCACTCTGAACATGTCTCCGAACGTGGCGATGGTATACCCTCTTCTGGCCAAGTCGATGGCCATGTCAACGTCCTGCGCTGCGCACACACATACAGGGCAACCAGGTCCAGCCACCAGTGTGACACCTTCAGGAAGCATATACCGAAGTCCGTGTGAGCAGATGGTGTCTTCGTGGGTGCCGCAGACATGGACAATCCTGTATCTCTTGTCTTCTGCAAGTGCACGAATCTCTCGTACGAGAGCGCCAGCATACCGTGCGTTTCTGAATGTCATGTCCGGTTCCATGTGGGGTAGACCAGTCCAGTCAGTGCATGACGACGGTAAAAAGGGCTGTGCTAGTGGCTTGACTTCTTGAGGTCCGAGAGAATCACAAGCGCCTCGCCTATCGAGATAGAGAGACGACCTGCAAGCTCTCGTGGAGTTATGTCCGGACTGTGGGGGAGAATCTCGCCACTTGTGTACGCGCTGAGCCCAGGGTATAGAGGACTCCGCTTTGCAGTCTCAACCAGTATCGGCCAGAGGGGGTCGTTCTCTATGCGTTTCTCATCGATTTCAATCATACGCGTTGATGATATGACTGACGCATCTTTGCACGCATCCGCGTGGGGAGTTTCATCGTCTGAGCAGCGAACAACATCAGTGAGTCGGCCCTGTTTCATCTGAGTCCCTTCTCGAAAGTGTTCCCGGCGGACCAATGAGTCCAGCATAGTTTCTGAGCATGTGATTATAAGCGTTCGGTAGCCGAGAGAGGAACGCGTTGACCTGCAAGAGGGCGTTCTGCGCAAGGTTTAACAACTCACGCCAAGTATGAAGCACCAATTGTGTTGAGTAATAGAAGACAACACACGGAGTTCGATACGATTTTGCCTCAGGGCATCCGCAGACTGGTTCTAGACGTCCTTAAACCACACACACCGCAGCTGACTGATTTGGCGCTGTCACTGTCCCGCATTGACCGGATAAGTGGTGTCAACATTTCTCTGAGAGAAGTAGACCAGAGCACTGAGTCGGTGTCTATTACGATTGAAGGGGATGACATCGTCTTCGATGTGATCAGAGACCTGCTGGAGGAGGCCGGAGCTGTGATTCACTCGATTGACCAAGTGGTCGCAGGGCGGCTTCTGGTGGAGGATGTGACACTGCAGCCTGAGAACAGCTAGCTACTGAAACGTGTGTTTGCCGCCAAGGGATGCAAGGAGACGCTGGCTCTCTTCCTCAATCTTCCGCTGGACCACTCCCACAAGGTCTTCCTCAAAGGCGGGGGGAATGATCTTGACAACGCTGCAGAGTCGGTCCACAATCCGTTCGGACAGCTCCGCAGGAGAGACTACACTGCCTGTTGCCACGCCCTTGACCATCTCTTCTCCCACGCTAGCTCTGACAACAGATTCCAGCACGCTCATTATGGTGTCCTGGGGGTCCAAGAAGAACTTCTGCCTCGACTGGTCGTGTAGTGTGAGGAAACCCACGTTCTCAACAATGCTGTTGGTATACCAGTCCAGACTGGATTCGCGGAGATTGAGCTTTGATGCGAACTCTACCTTGGTCATTGGGTTTGGATGGCTCCAAGGATGGCGGGACACAACATACAGGGCTGCCCCGAAGAGGGGATCACTCTCTCGAGGGACACCTTCCTTGGATGCATATCGCCTGATGAGGTCTAGGGCCATA
Proteins encoded in this window:
- a CDS encoding ArsA family ATPase; the protein is MTIRDIVFNPNVRFILSGGKGGVGKTSCAGAIAVLSARHGLRTLVISTDPAHSLSDSFDQNLSGGEIIPIEGFNNLWGMEINTEKGMKEFQDSLSGASPGPEMEMATQFLGGMEGMTPPGSDEAMAFGKMLEFIGDNSYDRVVFDTAPTGHTLKLLELPDLLDTWLGKILTLRQRLSGMFSGLRAMMGGEPQEDNSWEMLQQTKEKIRAARVELSDPEVTQFVVVMIPEAMALFETQRLIASLNTWHIPVSNLIVNQLVPPNPTCAFCSRRHEMQKTNMADIREIYHDLDIVEVPLFDREIRGTDGLMELGRILVGEEDI
- a CDS encoding DNA-directed RNA polymerase subunit P; the protein is MVYVCHSCHKEVTREGLQTLPGVKCPYCGGRILYKIRPPVVKRVTGI
- a CDS encoding B12-binding domain-containing radical SAM protein; protein product: MNDRVLVVDALSAGRGQRATSRDSIGSGPRTVAGVLEKRGVSCRIHRVEDLLSNNRKMTGYDVLAVSAMTMDLAAVEQLVRTWRRQSRHGPVLVGGPIASDPLTLLREVRPDLVVIGEAELTLRELLDADALASQCNLEDVRGIAYLSPHGPKITAPRPLVPPDRLSDTVTPSTTRIVDYATYQASKVYVEVLRGCSNYRRPSMRLPNGRLCNECGNCESEDPMTRLDCPQGIPPGCGFCSVPGTWGPPRSRSVESIAREIRELVQLGVHRVVLEAPDFLDYFRAPYPLTDPCHPRANLDAIRSLLSTVTHIEEFRNGSCHLSIENIKACLLDDRVAELLSELLPGSRPNIGVETGSASHMKRIGKCGSPDDVIRAVRTAHAHGMSPFVYFIYGLPEESPESVAESVALMRQLSEAGAGRIILYGFQSLPCTAFDGFPDSNRNDPVASALRKEANRINLSKKEDYVGRLVRGIAAEPSWEHFGQTIVYGLENGPMMTVTGGFSPGTVVTVRVTSVVSPSLLAGEVIPEADTAGRH
- the yciH gene encoding stress response translation initiation inhibitor YciH, producing MCPNCGLPVDLCVCETIAQEEARITVTVERRKWGRLTTIVTGFDKSIDLGEMAGKLKSKLACGGAAKHGHVELQGDHRGVIQDILVNLGFPQDIIHIDWSFTEDGRR
- a CDS encoding transcription initiation factor IIB, with protein sequence MKVTCPECGSSNVVEDTTRGERVCSGCGLVLSDHRIDTGAEWRAFSSEESDVRSRVGAPMRYTVHDKGLSTVIDWRDRDTAGRKLSPTRRSEIYRLRKWQIRSRVHSSIDRNLAQAMSELERLASQLGIPKPIQELSALLYRKSIVQKLVRGRSIEAMVAATLYAACRIRLKPRPIDEIADVSRVDRKKLGQCYRLLLRSLSIKIPLSNPIDYISRFATELSLSSPVQLRTVEILHQSRDKGLTIGRDPLGLAAAAIYVASIMLDERRTQREIAEVARVTEVTVRNRYKEIVRVLDISMDESVDK
- a CDS encoding type II methionyl aminopeptidase; amino-acid sequence: MSEEKAVKAQGTATEDPWTKWREAGKVAREALDLARPMVKPGTKLIDIVEAVEGYIRQHATGTAFPCNISLNNVAAHYTCPVNDASVIEEGDLVTIDVGAHVDGCISDSAFTVALNPEHQSLVKASEDATRVAIELLRPGAKLNTIGALIEDTIKSAGFQPIRQLSGHQLKAYELHSDKQIPCVSGKSEVTVEVGEVYAVETFASTGSGNVTDLPNPLIYQLLPIRVPVRFKGTKQFLGIVRKEYREFPFAERWLAERMNHTALKMAIRELRSNGALYAHHVLAEEKGTFVSQNEHTVIITEDGHEITT
- a CDS encoding roadblock/LC7 domain-containing protein; this translates as MSSKTEMLNELLVDLSKASQGNVQASLIISKSQGLTICSHFPENIPKDTLPDEDVIAGRSTQIDMATRKVFKQLKRGELTRMLVEGESGYVIISNAGDDALLAVLTNKKVNLGFIFFMMSRIASRIEKIL
- a CDS encoding geranylgeranylglyceryl/heptaprenylglyceryl phosphate synthase — its product is MGGKVWTYITEKLKTDGACHFSLLDPDPLKVSTETVVELAQISEKAGTDAIMIGGSTAFGIIDESVKAISDAVEIPSILFPGNISGVSRYADAMFFMSLLNSTNPYWIIGAQALGAAQVKLTGIETIPMAYLLVHPGKTAAWVGDAKVFPRDKPKLALMYALAAQYLGFKLVYLEAGSGAEGGGVPPQMISTVAQFVDIPVITGGGFNTAESVVGAVEAGASIVVQGTYIEEHALHDRGAGLSEMVRALKRAGSKRV
- a CDS encoding isoprenylcysteine carboxylmethyltransferase family protein, translated to MVAEDSSSLTSASLICRSPQFRVMLDFSVAGPLVSSAALMDVVLHLYLDIQKVRSRPERLLSEPRFPVSAMAIALVSISTLTAFGLVCFISLAWLFGADGALVSLLLPIADPPFIVWAGGLSLLLTGVFLHGWSRFARRRMAPDWNGHVLVESGPYSRVRHPSYLSYWLSFVALFMMLPSVVAAVLFAGLPGYYYVMLAEEDHLVMHLGEEYRAYILRTGRFLPRLRRSP